A segment of the Buchnera aphidicola (Mindarus abietinus) genome:
AAAATTTTATATATTTTGAATATATATTAATTAATATTAGTAACTTTATTCCCAAAGTATTATTAAATAATAATTTAACAATTTCGGAATTTTTATGGGTAAGAAATATATTGTTACTTGGGACAAATTACAAATTTATGCTAGAAGATTAGCTAAAAGTTTATTAAAAAAAAAAAATAACTGGAAAGGTATTATAGCTGTTAGTAGAGGAGGACTGATACCTTCCGCAATTGTTGCAAGAGAATTAGGAATAAGATTAGTAGATACCTTATGCATTTCTAGTTATGATTATAATCATTTACGAGATTTAAGAATCATTAAATTAGCAAAAGGAAATGAAGAAAAAATTATAGTTATTGATGATTTAGTCGACACAGGAGGTACAGCAAAAGTTATTCGTAATATGTATCCGAAAGCATATTTTGTAACTATTTTTGCAAAACCTATAGGGAAATTATTTGTAGATGAATATGTAATCGATGTTTCTCAGGATACTTGGATAGAACAACCATGGGATATGTCTATTTCATATATTCCTCCTTTATCAGAATTATAATTTTTTTAAAAAAATAATTATTAAAAAAAATTTGTATATAAAAATTATTAAAATATATGTATATATAAAAATATATATGCTCAATAATTTATTATTTTTTATTAGTAATATAGTATTATATTACTTTAATAGTATGAATAATTATTCATTTAATAAATTTTAACGTGGGAAAATTTCATCATGATTCAAAANNNNNNNNNNNNNNNNNNNNNNNNNNNNNNNNNNNNNNNNNNNNNNNNNNNNNNNNNNNNNNNNNNNNNNNNNNNNNNNNNNNNNNNNNNNNNNNNNNNNAGAAAATAAAATTAATGATCTTGAATCTACTATAGATAAAGAAAATAAAATTAATGATCTTGAATCTACTATAGATAAAGAAAATAAAATTAATGATCTTGAATCTACTATAGATAAAGAAAATAAAATTAATGATCTTGAATCTACTATAGATAAAGAAAATAAATTAAAAGAAATAAATTTTTTTAAAGAAATTAATGATCCAGAAATAAAAGAATTAAAAGATAAAATATTAAAATCTGAAAATAATTTAATAAAAAACAAAATTTTTTTAGAAAAAAAATTAGAAACGACTAAGTTTTTATTTAGAAAAGAAATAGAAAAAAATCATAAATTTTATTTAGAAAAATTTATAAAACAGTTACTTCCTATAATAGATAATTTGGAAAGAGCATTAGAATCAATCATTAAAAATAATGAAAAATCTGTAATTTTAATATCTAGAAAATTAAAAAAATTAATAGATTTAATTTTAAATATATTAAATTCCTTTAATATAGAAGTAATTAAAGAAAAAAATATTTTATTTAATCCTGAAATTCATCAGGCAATATCGGTTCAAAAATCAAAATACATTAAATCAAATTATGTTATTCTAGTTATGCAAAAAGGATATAGGTTAAATAACCGATTATTACGTCCTGCTATGGTTATAGTTGCTGAATAAAAGATATATCTATATTTAAAAATCTGCTAATTTAACAGAGGTTTTAGAAAAACTACTACCTCTGAAAGAAATTTTTATATTTTTTTATTTAAATTTCTTATTCTTAATTCTTGAGGAGTAAAAAAAAGGTTTCGATATATTTCAATTCTATCTCCTTCTTTAATAT
Coding sequences within it:
- the gpt gene encoding xanthine phosphoribosyltransferase, which codes for MGKKYIVTWDKLQIYARRLAKSLLKKKNNWKGIIAVSRGGLIPSAIVARELGIRLVDTLCISSYDYNHLRDLRIIKLAKGNEEKIIVIDDLVDTGGTAKVIRNMYPKAYFVTIFAKPIGKLFVDEYVIDVSQDTWIEQPWDMSISYIPPLSEL
- the grpE gene encoding nucleotide exchange factor GrpE — translated: ENKINDLESTIDKENKINDLESTIDKENKINDLESTIDKENKINDLESTIDKENKLKEINFFKEINDPEIKELKDKILKSENNLIKNKIFLEKKLETTKFLFRKEIEKNHKFYLEKFIKQLLPIIDNLERALESIIKNNEKSVILISRKLKKLIDLILNILNSFNIEVIKEKNILFNPEIHQAISVQKSKYIKSNYVILVMQKGYRLNNRLLRPAMVIVAE